The following coding sequences are from one Biomphalaria glabrata chromosome 8, xgBioGlab47.1, whole genome shotgun sequence window:
- the LOC106051554 gene encoding lysosome membrane protein 2-like — MATKKCVGLIVCGVLGVLFLAAGCSLLYVFDSMIHSEVKGNLPLKNGSDSFKNWQSPRTPIKFQIWIFNVTNHDEIIQGRKPHVQQHGPYTYREHREKIDIKYFDNGTVTYRELRSFVFDRENSVGSEDDTYYTVNLPAVTIMDLVKREYTVLKKVINALLLLLGERLFIPLSVNQLMWGYEDNLLKTVKTLLKDLNVNVTFSDEFGLFYNQNNTDDGLYEIYSGIKSMDNFGQIISWNYLEKLNYWTSDVSNMINGTDGTIYPPFIAKEETKYLFSSDLCRSLGMDYTKDVTVKGIGMDRFVAPDIMFGNVTVNPYNAGFCTPKDNCLPSGLLNVSVCRSGAPVIMSMPHFLGCDQETVDSIHGLSPNREEHQSYIDIEPMTGVAMNVGKRLQINTYIQHIEGFSELANIKSPIFMPVIWLNESAVISDQDASDFKSQLLDKIKLTTWVKYGLIGLGAFMILCVVVILVSLRLRQMCRREEEVINTDDTRPLLFSNAAE; from the exons ATGGCTACCAAAAAATGTGTGGGGCTCATTGTGTGTGGAGTGCTGGGTGTGCTGTTCTTGGCAGCAGGCTGTTCACTGCTGTATGTCTTTGACTCCATGATTCACTCTGAAGTGAAGGGT AATCTTCCTTTAAAAAATGGTTCAGATTCCTTCAAAAATTGGCAGTCCCCAAGAACTCCAATCAAATTTCAGATCTGGATATTCAATGTAACCAACCATGATGAAATTATTCAAGGGAGAAAACCCCATGTCCAGCAGCATGGGCCTTACACCTATAG AGAACACAGAgaaaaaattgacattaaatattttgacaatggGACAGTAACCTACCGGGAGTTGAGGTCTTTTGTGTTTGATCGTGAGAACTCTGTTGGCTCAGAAGATGATACTTACTACACAGTAAACCTGCCTGCTGTG ACTATTATGGACTTAGTGAAGAGAGAGTACACCGTTCTCAAGAAAGTGATCAATGCACTGCTCCTACTTCTGGGGGAGAGACTTTTTATTCCACTGTCTGTCAACCAGTTGATGTGGGGGTATGAGGACAATTTATTGAAGACAGTCAAGACTCTGCTGAAAGACTTGAATGTGAATGTCACTTTCTCAGATGAATTTGGTTTGTTCTATAAT caaAATAACACAGATGATGGTCTCTATGAAATCTATTCTGGAATCAAATCGATGGACAACTTTGGGCAAATTATTTCCTGGAACTATTTAGA GAAATTAAACTATTGGACTTCTGATGTTTCAAACATGATTAATGGAACAG ATGGGACTATATACCCTCCATTCATAGCCAAAGAGGAGACGAAATATTTATTCTCATCTGATCTTTGTCG ATCTTTAGGCATGGACTACACTAAGGATGTGACTGTGAAGGGCATAGGTATGGATAGATTTGTCGCTCCTGATATTATGTTTGGTAATGTCACAGTCAACCCTTACAATGCTGGTTTCTGCACACCCAAGGACAACTGCCTGCCATCAGGGCTCCTTAATGTCAGTGTCTGCCGTTCTGGGGCACCAGTTATTATGTCCATGCCCCACTTTCTTGGCTGTGACCAAGAGACAGTGGACAGTATTCATGGCCTGAGCCCCAATCGTGAGGAGCATCAGAGTTACATTGACATAGAGCCA ATGACTGGTGTGGCCATGAATGTAGGAAAAAGGCTACAgatcaatacatacatacaacatATTGAAGGATTTTC ggaGCTTGCCAACATTAAATCTCCAATTTTTATGCCAGTGATATGGCTAAACGAG AGTGCTGTCATATCTGACCAAGACGCTAGTGACTTCAAATCTCAGCTTCTTGATAAAATCAAATTGACCACATGGGTCAAGTATGGTCTGATAGGCTTAGGTGCCTTCATGATACTGTGTGTGGTCGTTATCCTAGTCAGTTTGAGGCTGAGACAAATG TGCAGGAGAGAAGAAGAAGTGATCAACACTGATGACACTAGGCCTCTCTTGTTTAGTAATGCTGCAGAATAG